A window of the Butyricimonas virosa genome harbors these coding sequences:
- a CDS encoding NifB/NifX family molybdenum-iron cluster-binding protein encodes MKIAVPTRENVVDDHFGHCAYYTLFTVDDDKNITDTETLPSPQGCGCKSNIASVLKEKGVTVMLAGSMGDGALKVLSDQGIKVFRGCKGDVRKIAEGYLKGFILDSGIGCHHHHEGEEHQCSHHKE; translated from the coding sequence ATGAAAATTGCAGTACCAACAAGAGAAAATGTTGTTGATGATCATTTTGGACATTGCGCATATTACACGCTGTTCACGGTAGATGACGATAAAAATATCACGGATACAGAAACGCTTCCTTCTCCACAAGGATGCGGTTGTAAATCGAATATTGCTTCAGTGTTGAAAGAAAAAGGGGTTACCGTGATGCTTGCAGGTAGCATGGGTGACGGTGCTTTAAAGGTATTAAGTGATCAGGGAATTAAAGTTTTCCGTGGTTGTAAAGGGGATGTCCGGAAAATAGCGGAAGGTTATTTAAAAGGGTTTATCCTGGATTCCGGCATCGGTTGCCACCATCATCACGAAGGGGAAGAACACCAGTGTAGTCATCATAAAGAGTAA
- a CDS encoding hemolysin family protein — MEFLIIIGLIILNGVLAMSEIAMVSARKSRLETEAKSGNKSAQRALKLANQPDRFLSTIQIGITLIGILTGLYSGQALAGDLAVWVEKIEVLQPHALLISKTLIVIVVTYLTLIFGELVPKRIGMVAAERMAKLIAAPMDILSRIASPFVWLLSASTSFMMRLLGLNKSGENKITEEEIKAIIQESTAEGEIQEVEQDIVERVFNLGDRDLGSIMTHRSDLIWLNIQDSNETLRETVNAHLHTIYPVADTKLDNIVGVVFLKDLFGRMDTPDFNLKSIVRPPQYFPQNQSVYNAMEHLKQGHIKYGLVTDEFGSIEGIVTLQDILKALIGDLPELGEEPDIVQREDGTYLVDGQCPFYDFLAYFDMECLYANHYYNTLSGLILKILEHIPQTGEKLTWYNFEFEIVDMDAARIDKVLVKINKE; from the coding sequence ATGGAATTTCTAATCATCATAGGACTTATCATTTTAAACGGGGTACTCGCCATGTCTGAAATAGCAATGGTCTCTGCCCGTAAATCCCGTCTTGAAACAGAAGCCAAAAGCGGGAACAAATCCGCACAAAGAGCATTAAAATTAGCAAATCAACCGGATCGATTCCTTTCGACCATACAGATCGGGATCACGTTAATCGGTATCCTTACCGGTCTTTATTCCGGGCAAGCCCTCGCTGGAGACTTGGCAGTATGGGTAGAAAAAATAGAGGTGTTACAACCTCACGCATTACTAATATCCAAAACGCTTATCGTAATCGTCGTGACTTATCTCACGCTGATTTTCGGGGAACTCGTACCCAAACGCATAGGAATGGTCGCCGCGGAAAGAATGGCAAAACTAATTGCCGCCCCGATGGATATTCTTTCCCGTATAGCCTCACCTTTCGTGTGGTTACTCTCTGCCAGCACGTCATTCATGATGAGACTATTGGGATTGAACAAATCGGGAGAGAACAAAATCACGGAAGAGGAAATTAAAGCAATCATCCAAGAAAGTACCGCCGAAGGTGAGATTCAAGAAGTAGAACAAGACATCGTGGAACGGGTGTTTAATCTCGGAGACCGGGATCTCGGCTCCATCATGACACACCGGAGTGATCTCATCTGGTTGAACATACAAGATAGTAACGAGACTCTACGAGAAACGGTAAACGCACATCTTCACACTATTTACCCGGTGGCTGACACGAAATTGGATAATATCGTCGGGGTTGTTTTCCTGAAAGACCTTTTTGGAAGAATGGATACCCCGGATTTTAATCTAAAATCCATCGTTCGCCCACCTCAGTATTTTCCCCAGAATCAAAGCGTGTATAACGCCATGGAACATTTGAAACAGGGACATATAAAATATGGATTGGTCACGGATGAATTCGGAAGTATCGAAGGGATCGTGACTTTACAGGATATTCTAAAAGCCTTGATCGGAGACCTGCCGGAGCTTGGAGAAGAGCCGGACATCGTGCAACGGGAAGATGGTACTTATCTCGTGGACGGCCAATGTCCTTTCTATGATTTCTTGGCCTATTTCGATATGGAATGTCTTTATGCAAACCATTACTACAACACGTTAAGTGGACTGATCTTAAAGATTTTGGAACATATTCCCCAGACCGGAGAGAAATTGACCTGGTATAACTTCGAGTTTGAAATCGTGGATATGGATGCCGCTCGAATCGACAAAGTCCTTGTCAAAATAAACAAAGAGTAA
- a CDS encoding cation:proton antiporter produces the protein MKRNSTNYWIYLGMMTVFCALIYFALCTGQHIDHSEVSSTVNTEMSSFELFKRIISDNLTNSLTILLLQIIVILITVRIFSFLFKYIGQPGVMGEIVAGIVLGPSLLGYFFPEFSAALFPPESLMNLNLLSQIGLVLFMFVIGLELDFSVIKDKLNETLVISHAGIVVPFFLGVVAAIWVYADYGAQQAEFLPFAMFIGISMSITAFPVLARIVQERNMTKSPVGMLSIASAANDDVTAWCLLAIVIALAKAGSFVSALYTIALTLVYIAFMFMVMRPFLRKIGDIYANSEVINKTFVGFIFLFLVLSSVATEIIGIHALFGAFIAGVVMPTNIGFRKVMMEKVEDISLVFFLPLFFAFSGLHTEIGLINTPELWGVCLLFIVVAIAGKFGGCTLAARAVGENWKDSLIVGTLMNTRGLMQLVALNIGFEMGILSAQMFVVLLIMSLLTTFMATPMLSLVEKIFAKQEEKAHHHEKVLLSFGRPETGRTLLGMADLLLGHRLQNSQLIATHFTLGTDLNPAKAEEFAEESFIPLREEARHLNLQVDERYQVTDKLIQEMVHVAKKEHVDYLFVGAGQQFMQDNSTAPGKLGKRFTTISRWLKQLKDRPLHLPGTLLRQKLESIMDHVDCSVGIFVNRGFTQASHILLLVDSEDDLFLFNYARTRLGEQSMTIRICFINEQVDKQLQSRIMNDFVQIDSNKFVLDKPLTMNTFIENKETLLVMSYTTCEKLSKDQELFAKLPSLLIIRPRQLKVEKI, from the coding sequence ATGAAAAGGAATAGCACAAACTACTGGATATATCTCGGCATGATGACCGTCTTCTGTGCTTTGATTTACTTTGCACTTTGCACGGGTCAACATATCGATCATTCAGAAGTCAGTAGTACGGTAAACACGGAAATGAGTTCATTTGAACTATTCAAACGAATCATTTCCGACAACCTGACAAACTCACTAACGATCTTGTTGTTACAAATCATCGTGATTTTGATCACCGTCCGTATTTTCTCATTCCTTTTCAAATACATCGGGCAACCCGGTGTTATGGGTGAAATCGTGGCCGGAATCGTCTTGGGACCTTCGTTGCTGGGATATTTCTTTCCGGAATTCTCTGCCGCACTATTCCCTCCTGAATCACTGATGAACTTGAACCTATTAAGCCAGATCGGGTTAGTTCTGTTTATGTTTGTCATCGGACTAGAGTTAGATTTCAGTGTCATAAAAGACAAACTAAACGAAACTCTGGTCATCAGTCATGCCGGAATCGTGGTTCCTTTTTTCCTGGGAGTGGTAGCTGCCATCTGGGTATACGCTGACTACGGGGCACAACAAGCGGAATTTTTACCTTTTGCCATGTTCATCGGGATCAGCATGAGTATCACGGCCTTCCCCGTGTTGGCCCGAATCGTGCAGGAACGTAACATGACAAAGAGCCCTGTCGGAATGTTATCCATAGCCTCGGCAGCCAATGATGACGTCACCGCATGGTGTTTACTGGCCATCGTAATCGCCTTAGCTAAAGCGGGTAGTTTCGTCAGCGCCCTCTACACCATTGCCTTAACGCTCGTCTATATCGCCTTCATGTTTATGGTCATGCGTCCGTTTCTGCGTAAAATCGGGGATATTTATGCCAACTCGGAAGTCATCAACAAGACCTTCGTGGGATTCATATTCTTGTTTCTGGTACTTTCGTCGGTAGCAACAGAAATCATTGGTATTCATGCCCTTTTTGGGGCATTTATCGCCGGGGTGGTTATGCCCACGAACATCGGGTTCCGTAAAGTCATGATGGAAAAAGTGGAAGACATTTCTTTGGTATTCTTTCTTCCCCTATTCTTTGCCTTTTCTGGATTACACACGGAAATCGGTTTGATTAACACGCCGGAGCTATGGGGTGTGTGCTTACTGTTCATCGTGGTAGCCATTGCCGGAAAGTTTGGGGGGTGTACGCTGGCTGCACGGGCTGTGGGCGAAAACTGGAAAGATAGTCTTATCGTCGGCACGCTAATGAACACACGGGGACTCATGCAACTCGTGGCCCTGAACATCGGGTTCGAGATGGGAATCCTTTCTGCCCAAATGTTCGTGGTATTATTGATCATGTCTTTATTGACCACGTTCATGGCAACCCCTATGTTGTCGCTCGTGGAAAAGATATTTGCCAAACAAGAGGAAAAAGCCCATCACCACGAGAAAGTGTTGCTCTCCTTTGGTCGTCCCGAAACCGGTAGAACCTTACTGGGTATGGCTGATCTTTTACTAGGACATCGGCTACAAAACAGTCAACTTATTGCCACGCACTTCACGTTGGGAACTGACTTAAATCCTGCCAAAGCGGAAGAATTTGCAGAAGAGAGTTTTATCCCCCTTCGGGAAGAGGCTCGCCATCTGAATTTACAGGTAGATGAACGTTATCAAGTAACCGACAAACTAATTCAGGAAATGGTTCACGTGGCCAAGAAAGAACACGTGGACTACCTGTTCGTCGGAGCAGGACAACAATTCATGCAGGACAATAGCACGGCCCCCGGAAAACTAGGTAAACGATTCACCACGATTTCCCGCTGGCTGAAACAATTAAAAGATCGCCCGTTACATTTACCGGGAACGCTACTCCGGCAAAAACTGGAATCTATCATGGATCACGTGGATTGTTCCGTGGGAATCTTCGTGAACAGAGGTTTCACGCAGGCTTCCCATATCTTACTTCTCGTTGATAGTGAAGACGACTTGTTTCTCTTCAATTACGCCAGAACCCGGTTGGGCGAACAAAGCATGACCATCCGAATTTGCTTTATCAACGAACAGGTGGATAAACAACTACAATCCAGAATCATGAATGATTTCGTTCAAATCGATTCAAACAAATTCGTACTGGACAAACCATTAACCATGAACACTTTTATTGAAAACAAAGAAACCTTATTAGTGATGAGTTATACCACTTGCGAAAAGCTGTCAAAAGATCAGGAACTTTTTGCAAAGTTACCCTCACTCCTAATTATAAGACCGAGACAATTAAAAGTTGAGAAAATTTAG
- a CDS encoding calcium-translocating P-type ATPase, PMCA-type, producing the protein MESRKHYTGLTDKQVLESREKHGANVLTPPKRDSLWQIFIGNFEDPVIRILMVAVFLSGGIAISMYFSEGIIEIAETIGIAVAILLATGVATWFVWDANKKFDVLNQVNDDTLIKVIRNGNVHEVPKKDIVVDDIVLLEQGEEIPADGILLEAISLQVNESSLTGEPIANKTVIESEFNLEATYPSNHVMRGTTVSDGHGIMQVLAVGDATEFGKVAEKSSEKSEEPTPLDKQLDSLAKFIGVVGFCGAAVTFTILFIKAIFFNPASPTPELGQLGLIGALIITAIIMLAKVWVPVIYDVHALRGKEKELPKSIEQGSWARWILYGLGALVIMLAIGWAFGVKPWDPQAWISLSLGKKILSAFMASVTLIVVTVPEGLPMSVTLSLALSMRKMLKSNNLVRKMHACETMGATTVICTDKTGTLTQNQMTVYKTNFYGLKDQQLADNENSRLIKEGIAVNTTAFLDFSDPDKVKTLGNPTEAALLLWLNGQQANYQELRENATVIDQLTFSTERKYMATLVDSPVMGKKILYVKGAPEIIFAQCKNALIDGEGQPIANYKTTVENQLLEYQNQAMRTLGFAYQVIEDNESHFKDGRLYNTELTFLGIVAISDPIRPDVPDAVKRCFDAGIQVKMVTGDTPGTAKEIGRQIGLWTEKDTDRNVITGVEFAQLTDKEALDRVLDLKIMSRARPMDKQRLVQLLQQKQAIVAVTGDGTNDAPALNHAHVGLSMGSGTSVAKEASDITLLDDSFSSITSAVMWGRSVYQNIQRFILFQLTINVAALIIVLLGSLFGSELPITVTQMLWVNLIMDTFAAGALASLPPSPEVMKRKPRNSNAFIIVPQMQRLILATGITFMVILLGLLYVLSNYAGGIEAGTPEGLRNLTIFFTVFVMLQFWNMFNAKTFGTNDSAFKNIFKSEGFLTVGMAIIVGQILVVNFGGSVFRTIPLTWVEWIWITLATSLVLWVGEIFRAFKRMKNRK; encoded by the coding sequence ATGGAATCACGTAAACACTACACGGGCCTCACGGATAAACAAGTACTGGAAAGTCGTGAAAAACACGGGGCCAACGTGTTAACTCCCCCTAAAAGGGACTCTTTATGGCAGATTTTTATCGGGAACTTTGAAGATCCCGTCATTCGCATATTAATGGTTGCGGTATTCCTTTCGGGAGGTATCGCCATCTCCATGTATTTCTCGGAAGGAATCATCGAGATCGCGGAAACCATTGGTATTGCCGTGGCCATCTTACTCGCGACCGGGGTCGCCACCTGGTTTGTATGGGATGCAAACAAGAAATTCGACGTGCTGAATCAAGTGAATGACGACACGTTGATCAAAGTTATCCGCAACGGTAATGTACATGAAGTCCCTAAAAAAGATATTGTCGTGGATGATATTGTGCTTTTGGAGCAAGGAGAAGAGATTCCCGCCGACGGGATACTTCTCGAAGCAATCTCCTTACAGGTGAACGAATCCAGTTTAACCGGAGAACCAATCGCCAATAAAACCGTGATCGAATCAGAATTCAACTTGGAAGCCACCTACCCTTCCAACCACGTGATGAGAGGAACAACCGTTTCCGACGGTCACGGGATCATGCAGGTACTTGCCGTGGGAGACGCCACGGAATTCGGAAAAGTGGCAGAAAAATCTTCGGAAAAAAGCGAAGAACCTACCCCACTTGACAAACAGCTCGATTCGCTGGCAAAATTCATCGGGGTCGTGGGATTCTGCGGTGCCGCGGTCACGTTTACCATCCTATTCATTAAAGCCATCTTCTTTAACCCGGCATCCCCGACCCCGGAGTTAGGACAACTCGGATTGATCGGGGCACTGATTATCACGGCAATCATCATGCTTGCCAAAGTATGGGTGCCTGTCATATACGATGTTCATGCATTACGGGGAAAAGAAAAAGAACTCCCCAAAAGCATAGAACAAGGCAGTTGGGCTCGCTGGATTTTATACGGGTTGGGAGCATTGGTTATCATGCTCGCCATTGGTTGGGCTTTCGGGGTTAAACCTTGGGACCCGCAAGCGTGGATTTCGTTAAGCCTAGGAAAAAAAATCCTGTCGGCATTCATGGCTTCCGTTACCCTGATCGTGGTGACGGTTCCGGAAGGTCTTCCGATGAGCGTCACTTTGAGTTTGGCCCTCAGTATGCGTAAAATGCTAAAATCCAATAATCTCGTTCGCAAAATGCATGCTTGCGAAACGATGGGTGCTACAACCGTTATTTGTACGGATAAAACGGGAACCCTGACCCAAAACCAGATGACCGTGTACAAAACCAACTTCTACGGTCTGAAAGATCAACAACTAGCTGATAACGAGAATTCCCGACTGATAAAAGAGGGTATTGCCGTGAATACAACTGCATTCCTCGACTTTTCCGATCCGGACAAAGTGAAAACCTTAGGCAACCCGACCGAGGCTGCCTTGTTACTCTGGCTAAACGGACAACAAGCAAATTACCAAGAACTCCGGGAAAATGCCACGGTGATCGACCAGTTAACCTTTTCCACGGAACGGAAATACATGGCCACATTGGTTGACTCTCCCGTCATGGGAAAAAAGATTCTATACGTGAAAGGAGCTCCCGAAATCATCTTCGCTCAATGTAAGAACGCATTGATCGACGGGGAAGGGCAACCGATCGCCAATTACAAAACGACCGTGGAGAACCAATTGCTGGAATACCAAAATCAAGCCATGCGGACACTGGGTTTTGCTTACCAAGTCATCGAGGATAATGAATCGCATTTTAAAGACGGACGCTTATACAACACCGAATTAACCTTCCTTGGTATCGTAGCAATTTCTGACCCGATCCGCCCGGATGTACCGGACGCGGTAAAACGCTGTTTTGATGCCGGAATACAAGTAAAAATGGTGACGGGAGATACACCGGGTACGGCAAAAGAGATCGGAAGACAAATCGGTCTGTGGACAGAAAAAGATACCGATCGGAACGTGATCACTGGAGTTGAATTTGCACAATTAACCGATAAAGAGGCCTTGGATCGGGTACTGGATTTAAAAATCATGTCCCGAGCCCGCCCGATGGACAAACAACGCCTCGTTCAATTGCTACAACAAAAACAAGCCATCGTGGCCGTTACTGGGGACGGGACGAACGACGCCCCCGCCTTGAATCATGCACACGTGGGTCTATCCATGGGTAGCGGAACCTCCGTGGCTAAAGAGGCCAGTGACATCACCTTGCTAGATGACTCATTCAGTAGTATAACCTCTGCCGTGATGTGGGGACGTTCTGTATATCAAAATATTCAACGATTTATCTTGTTCCAGCTTACCATTAACGTGGCAGCCTTGATTATTGTATTACTAGGCTCTTTGTTCGGCTCGGAACTTCCCATCACGGTAACACAGATGTTGTGGGTAAACCTCATCATGGACACGTTTGCCGCCGGGGCTTTAGCCTCACTCCCGCCTAGCCCGGAAGTGATGAAACGAAAACCGAGAAATTCGAATGCCTTTATCATCGTCCCTCAAATGCAGAGACTGATATTAGCCACCGGAATCACGTTCATGGTTATCCTACTCGGCTTGCTATATGTACTCTCCAATTATGCCGGAGGTATTGAGGCCGGAACACCGGAAGGACTTCGTAACCTGACGATCTTCTTCACGGTATTCGTGATGTTACAGTTCTGGAACATGTTTAATGCAAAGACTTTCGGAACAAATGATTCCGCCTTTAAAAATATATTCAAAAGCGAAGGTTTCCTCACCGTGGGAATGGCAATTATCGTGGGACAGATACTCGTAGTCAACTTCGGTGGTTCCGTTTTCAGGACCATCCCATTGACTTGGGTCGAATGGATCTGGATCACGCTCGCCACGTCTCTTGTACTTTGGGTGGGAGAAATATTCCGGGCGTTCAAACGAATGAAAAACAGAAAGTAG
- a CDS encoding DedA family protein, protein MIDWLQSILDWYMQNVNYWSVLVCMTIESSIIPFPAELIVPPAAWKAANGDLNFLLVVIFSTIGSVLGALFNYVLAYTLGRKFIYSFAESRWGKILRMSKEKVEKSEQYFLKYGKSSTLVGRLTPGVRSFISLPAGLVKMPLNSFIFYTAAGSGIWNLILATVGYFLYSRKELLEKYFTEISIVMLIVGIGFFTYLIIRSTRKKNN, encoded by the coding sequence ATGATCGATTGGCTTCAATCTATTCTCGATTGGTATATGCAGAACGTGAACTACTGGAGTGTTCTCGTATGTATGACCATTGAGAGTTCCATCATTCCCTTTCCGGCGGAATTGATCGTGCCTCCTGCAGCCTGGAAAGCTGCAAACGGGGATCTCAATTTCCTGCTGGTAGTTATTTTCAGCACAATCGGATCGGTTCTAGGCGCCCTCTTCAACTACGTGTTAGCATACACGTTAGGGCGTAAATTCATTTATTCTTTCGCGGAATCACGCTGGGGAAAGATTTTGCGGATGTCCAAAGAAAAAGTAGAAAAATCCGAACAATATTTTTTGAAATACGGCAAAAGCTCCACGCTGGTCGGAAGACTTACCCCGGGGGTAAGAAGCTTTATTTCCCTTCCGGCCGGATTAGTCAAAATGCCTTTAAACAGCTTTATATTTTACACGGCTGCCGGAAGTGGTATCTGGAACTTGATACTGGCTACCGTCGGCTATTTTTTATATTCCCGAAAAGAGTTACTGGAAAAGTATTTCACCGAGATTTCCATCGTAATGTTAATCGTCGGAATTGGCTTTTTCACGTATCTTATTATTCGGTCAACACGTAAAAAAAATAATTAA
- a CDS encoding MarC family protein has translation MTVKMILACIVALLALVNPVQKVLIVTSLQERFSPKELRYISIKSSITAALILIFFLFLGEVTFSYVFHVELYSFQITCGAVLMYNGLSGLLKGFFLKVDEHIKLADLTTVPIAIPMIAGPATITAAVTFPVQYGREITIIAILIALVVNLFCMLQARRIGNFLIKYNFMNPLIRIIGLIVATIGLQMIFDGITLFIKTLTV, from the coding sequence ATGACGGTAAAAATGATATTAGCTTGTATCGTGGCTCTCTTGGCGTTGGTAAACCCGGTACAGAAAGTTTTAATTGTTACTTCGTTGCAGGAGAGGTTTAGTCCTAAAGAACTTCGGTATATATCTATTAAATCATCTATTACTGCCGCGTTGATTCTGATCTTTTTTCTTTTCTTGGGAGAGGTAACCTTCAGTTACGTGTTCCATGTCGAGTTGTATTCTTTTCAAATCACTTGTGGGGCCGTGCTGATGTATAACGGTCTATCCGGTTTGTTGAAAGGTTTTTTCTTGAAAGTGGACGAGCATATCAAATTAGCCGATCTGACCACGGTGCCTATTGCCATCCCGATGATCGCGGGACCGGCAACCATTACGGCAGCCGTCACGTTTCCCGTTCAATACGGGCGTGAGATCACGATTATAGCCATCTTGATCGCTTTGGTGGTAAATCTGTTTTGTATGTTACAAGCCCGGCGAATCGGGAATTTCTTGATTAAATACAATTTTATGAACCCGTTGATCCGGATTATCGGGTTGATTGTTGCCACGATCGGGTTACAGATGATATTTGACGGAATCACGCTGTTTATAAAGACTTTGACCGTGTAA
- a CDS encoding class I SAM-dependent methyltransferase, which translates to MEQELQLVADFDFDMIVDFFSRLNRQGPGSQQVTRQALSFIGELSDNAKIADIGCGSGGQTITLAENTKGQITAIDLFPKMITLLKERAICHGLSDRISGIAVSMENLPFEPGELDLIWAEGSIYNIGFERGLREWKQFLKPGGMIAVSEVSWLTDTRPDEIEQFWNFNYAEIDTISNKIKKMEETGYTPVAHFILPEYCWLDCFYKPMQENIPLFLEKYKNSTPAQQLVQRELDEIDYYRKYKSYYGYVFYIGMKNK; encoded by the coding sequence ATGGAACAGGAATTACAATTAGTAGCAGACTTCGACTTTGACATGATCGTAGACTTTTTTTCACGTCTAAACCGTCAAGGTCCCGGAAGTCAACAAGTCACCCGACAAGCCTTGAGCTTTATCGGGGAATTATCAGATAACGCCAAAATTGCCGATATCGGTTGCGGCAGCGGTGGACAAACCATCACGCTTGCCGAAAACACGAAAGGACAGATCACGGCAATCGATTTATTCCCGAAGATGATCACACTTTTAAAGGAACGTGCCATTTGTCATGGACTCAGCGACCGGATTTCCGGCATTGCAGTTTCCATGGAAAACCTACCTTTTGAACCCGGAGAACTAGATTTAATCTGGGCGGAAGGCTCCATCTATAATATCGGATTCGAAAGAGGTCTAAGGGAATGGAAACAATTCCTGAAACCGGGAGGAATGATCGCCGTCTCGGAAGTTTCCTGGCTCACGGATACCCGACCGGATGAGATTGAGCAATTCTGGAATTTTAATTATGCCGAAATTGACACCATTTCCAATAAAATCAAGAAAATGGAAGAAACCGGATACACCCCGGTAGCCCATTTCATTTTACCTGAATATTGTTGGTTGGATTGTTTTTACAAACCCATGCAAGAAAACATTCCTCTCTTCTTGGAAAAATATAAAAACAGTACACCTGCCCAACAATTAGTACAACGGGAATTGGATGAAATAGACTATTACCGGAAATACAAAAGTTACTACGGCTATGTCTTTTATATCGGGATGAAAAATAAATAA
- a CDS encoding urea transporter, with the protein MKEGLFIIARGIGQVMFQNNALSGLLMLAGIACNSWILALLALAGNIVSTLTACLCKYSREDIRNGLYGFNGTLVGIAIGVFMEINISSMFLLLFGSALSTWITRLFNRQKTVPGFTAPFIITVWILLLGNLYLFPTLLLPAIPHVSEAVAHLPKAFCLNIGQVMFQGGNILAGLLFLIGILVNSRIQTVYTVWGAFLPLLVVLPLTTDFSAFNAGLLGYNGVLCSIALGNRTFKSIAWATLAILLSTGIQITGMYAGITTLTAPFVVAVWIMLCLQHLSSRK; encoded by the coding sequence ATGAAAGAAGGACTATTTATCATAGCCCGGGGTATTGGGCAAGTGATGTTCCAGAATAACGCCTTGTCGGGACTTCTTATGTTAGCCGGGATAGCCTGCAACTCTTGGATACTGGCATTACTCGCTTTAGCAGGAAACATCGTTAGCACGTTAACCGCCTGCCTGTGCAAATACTCACGGGAAGACATTCGGAACGGCCTCTACGGTTTTAATGGTACATTGGTTGGTATCGCCATTGGAGTGTTCATGGAAATAAACATTAGTTCCATGTTCTTATTACTATTCGGCTCTGCCCTTTCCACCTGGATCACCCGGTTATTCAATCGCCAGAAAACAGTTCCGGGTTTCACGGCACCATTTATCATTACGGTATGGATTCTATTATTGGGGAACCTTTACCTTTTCCCCACTCTCCTATTGCCCGCAATACCCCATGTTTCCGAGGCAGTAGCTCATCTACCGAAAGCATTCTGCCTGAACATCGGGCAGGTCATGTTTCAAGGAGGAAATATTCTTGCCGGGTTACTTTTCTTGATCGGTATCCTTGTCAATTCCCGGATACAAACAGTTTACACGGTTTGGGGAGCCTTTCTGCCTTTGCTCGTCGTCCTGCCCTTGACAACCGATTTCTCCGCATTCAATGCCGGATTACTCGGATATAACGGAGTACTTTGTAGTATAGCCCTTGGAAACCGAACCTTCAAAAGCATAGCTTGGGCCACCTTGGCCATACTCCTGTCAACAGGAATACAAATTACAGGAATGTATGCAGGAATCACGACATTGACCGCCCCATTCGTGGTTGCCGTCTGGATCATGCTGTGTTTGCAACACCTGTCTTCTAGAAAATAA
- the nudC gene encoding NAD(+) diphosphatase encodes MIQDIAPRTFSNAYKTKRPETTNYALYFNGHSILVGKDSPTLRFPRFEELTDVREEIYQEAIYLFAIDDECFYLVNHLPEEQPEFEMKDTGIFRTSNPRHLAFAGITAYSLYKWYDNHRYCSHCGNRLVRHDKERMLYCEKCNNTEYPKIMPAVIIAVTNGNKILLSKYANREYTRYALLAGFTEIGESIEETVKREVMEEVGLHVKNLRYYKSQPWSFSDTLLMGFFAEVEGDDSITLDREELALAEWFERENIPVSESDISLTSEMIEYFRNHQE; translated from the coding sequence ATGATTCAAGATATAGCTCCCCGCACGTTTTCGAACGCTTACAAAACCAAACGTCCTGAAACAACAAATTACGCCCTGTACTTCAACGGACATTCCATACTGGTTGGCAAAGACAGCCCGACCCTACGTTTTCCCCGTTTCGAAGAATTAACCGACGTGCGGGAGGAAATCTATCAGGAAGCTATTTACTTGTTTGCCATTGATGACGAGTGTTTCTATCTGGTCAATCACCTCCCGGAAGAACAACCGGAATTCGAAATGAAAGACACCGGAATTTTCCGAACGAGTAATCCCCGTCACCTGGCTTTTGCCGGGATCACGGCTTACAGCCTCTACAAATGGTACGACAACCACCGCTATTGCAGTCATTGCGGGAACCGGCTCGTACGTCACGATAAAGAACGAATGCTATACTGCGAGAAATGTAATAACACGGAATACCCGAAAATCATGCCCGCCGTGATTATCGCTGTCACAAACGGGAATAAAATCCTGTTATCCAAATACGCCAACCGGGAATACACCCGCTACGCCCTGCTCGCCGGGTTTACCGAGATCGGCGAAAGCATTGAAGAAACGGTGAAACGGGAAGTCATGGAGGAAGTCGGATTACACGTTAAAAACCTCAGATACTACAAAAGTCAACCGTGGTCATTCTCCGACACGCTTTTAATGGGCTTTTTTGCAGAAGTGGAAGGAGACGACAGCATCACGCTTGACCGGGAGGAACTGGCCTTAGCCGAATGGTTTGAACGGGAAAACATTCCGGTTTCTGAATCAGACATTAGTCTTACCAGTGAAATGATAGAGTATTTTAGAAATCATCAAGAGTAA